The stretch of DNA acatcaaccctggtgtcaaggttactattaagccgccaaaggcccctaacatgactcatgtaacgactacttacatcagtaagtagtaaccgggaccaacgacttaacgtgccttccgaagcacggatcatcttactttcggacaatcaggtgatcagcctattgAATATGAAGAATCACCTCTAGCAGCGACGGCGGTGGCAACAAGTATGGGTGTCTGTCCGGAGCGGAAGCGGCGCAGCGCTTCCTCGCGCTCGCGCTGCGTGCGGTCGCCGTGGATCGACGTCACCGGGTACCCCTCCGTGTCCAGGTACTCTTCCAACTGATCCGCACCTGACcacaacaaacataataatggAACTAAAATAtatgataaaaaaaacttctgtaataaactggacctgtcaaatcttcaggttaggtaaggggactCTGTGAaatcgggataacgctagggagatgttgaGTTAGACTTAGGCTTACTAAAAAAAAGGCTTACAAGTTACAAAttgttgaaaaatatttatattaaaattgaaaaacTGAAGTTGAAAAGTTGGCCATATCATAAACACTCATTGCCATAGAATAACGGTGGGTTTCCACCAAATCGGGAAAGAGAGAAGTAGAGATGTAACCATAGTGTACGAGAAAGCGAGAGAGAAGATGCTCTCTCCCTCGTGGTGATTGGTTCAATTCCCATtcaatttcaattcaattctgcCTGGTTACGAGTCAACGTCCGGACTTACCACTTGCGACAGGCTTTGGTGGAAACCCAGCCTGAGTTGCGTTTATTAGCTGATGATAGACCATCTGTTGTTATCTTTGACAAAGAAAAACATTGTTTACCAAGCAGCAGACATTATATTAAGATCTTCGATCGAATACAGTTCTTGATCTTTTTCATTCATGACGTAACAAAGCGGgggtaataataatgtaactgTTCTCACCCTTCTTGGTTTCAACGAACACCAGGGTGAGTTGGTCCTCCTCGGGGCGCGAGCGTTGCAGCAAGTTGGACGCGTTCAGCAAGTCCAGAAGGAACGAGCGCTTTTGTGACTCTTCTACCCAGACCACCTgcgaaataattttatttttattacatgcgTTTATGTTGGTTACATCATGACTTATGCAGGGGTTTTCGCTCAGGCGAGTCTCTCTAGTCCATCGTCCTCAGGTGATACAAATCGTTTCACGCAAAACGCCGCGTGACTTCGTGGTTCCCTCGCAAAGTTGGCAAATTAGTtaatctgcgacaaatctacaaaatGTTGCGAAACTTTCAAATTATACGCTCGCAAAAcgttatgtatttttgtataatgAGTAAGATGAACGTATACAGAAATCGGTTTACTATCAGATTGGCCTTCCAATTACTAAAACACGTAGGTTTGGCATTCAGCCAAGTCAGAGGCCTTCTCACAACTACACATTCTACTAACTCTCTAAACATCCAAATGTTCGCAAGTGTGTCCAGATTAAGATGTTACTAAGCTGAATTTATATATACCGTACGAGTGctttgcttataaaaataataatcatcgtTTATTTACTAAAGGAAGATGGACAACATAAAACACACATAGttacataacaataacaaagcggatagcggcggtccctgcactaagcgcAGCTTATATAGCAGGGGCCAGGATACGATAGCCAGATAAAACatagtgtaggtaggtattgtaaaaattaagtaaaatacCAAAAAAGAATAACAAGAGttttacaaggaataaaaacgaaaataaaaaaaacttgtgtGAGGAGTGTCTTACACATATACAAGAGTGAATGGGCGATGCTTACCTTCTGGGTAATATTCTCGGAGGTAGACCCGACGCGTCCGACAGCGAGGAAAACATAATTGAAGAGGAAGTCCTGCGCCAGCACTTGGATCTGCTTGGGGAAGGTAGCGGAGAACATGAGGGTCTGTCGCTCGCCGGTCTTGGGCATGGTGTGCCCTTCAACGATCTTGCGGATCTGTGGCTCGAAGCCCATGTCCAGCATGCGGTCGGCCTCGTCGAGCACAAGATGGCGGCAGTGGTCGAGCGCCACGCGCCCGCGGGACAGCATGTCCACGAGCCGGCCCGGCGTCGCGACCAGCAGGTGGCACCCGCGCTCTAGCTCGCGGAATTGTTCATGTATCGGGGAGCCGCCGTACCTACGGAAATATACGTAGCCACTTAGTTATTTGAAGCTCTCATTAGCTATTTCCCACCACAATTTAAGACGTAAACTGTGTCCGTCTCTTGTTCTGCCTGTCTGGTTTGTTACAGCTTTAGATAAATATCATACATACAGAAACAGCCATATAAGTCCCACTATTGGGCACAGGCCCAGCAGCCCAgtgtatattggccccgattcctgcaaacaccgcctaattttattttaagttatatccgtcattttcatatccgtcgaaaaggaaagggacggatgattcacagctcttaattttaggaagaatgagtaaatgaatgtgtcggattattgactgctgtaaaatttttagacggttggtttagatttgtacttaaaattgacgtgtgttccataaattttatgcttgtcaattacccgtccctttccttttcggcggataagaaaatgacagatataacttaaaataaaattagatggtatttacaggaattagcaccattgtgtacttatacataaaatcaAAGAAAGAAGGAATAAATTTGCATGTGGCCTTCTAAAATTTTTACACGTCTTATTTGCGTATGCGTCTAATaaataggctggtttccaactagtcaaatcagtaaagCAACCTAAGGTCATAGAGAAactgacaaaatatcgcacttattattacatttttctttatcaaaattcataaatatctgtttttatttagtaatcagtatttcaaaatttatctttgacctagaaaactaccccATTGTCTTTCCAACTACAAAATATACATAGTTATTCTTCCACAATATTTTGAAGTGATAAACACTAGTAAACGTTGAAATGGTATACTTACACGACACAGGGTCGCACACGGGAGCGGTAGGCGAATTTCCTAGCCTCGTCATAAATTTGGGTGGCGAGCTCGCGTGTCGGAGCCAGAACCAAGCCCAGAGGGTACTGCTTGCGTCGGTTGTACGGCCTGCCGCAGAAACACacaatacatatattaataaatcaatacatatattttaatacacacttcctctcttcccttcaacgtttctgtgccctacagggtccatgttttagttcctatgcctatgtaacactccattgtactacatggaatgcaataaataattgagaatttaaTAAGGTTAaggtggttgaccgttgggctcacgatccggaggtcccgggttcgaatcccggcggggacataatcacaaaaatcactttgtgatccctagtttggttaggacattacaggctgattacctgtatgtccgaaagtaagacgatccgtgcttcggaaggcacgttaagccgttggtcccggttactacttactgatgtaagtacgtagtcgttacatgagtcatgtcaggggcctttggcggctcaatagtaatcctgacaccagggttgatgaggttggtaattcacctcacaacccacacgatagcagaTGGCAATAAGGTAACCCCATGTTACATGGGCCTgtaacatagctggcaaggggCACCCACCCAGGGTGTTTATTCTATACAATTCTGTCTTCGGGGacgataaattcaaattcaaaaatatctttattcaatagttacactttgaatcgtcaatttttacataacaaccgtctcatccgcctaaaactacggcagcttttcacaacctgtatagccggggaaaagaagctgcaagaaaaacctcggcacagggccctagacgttcttttaaaaaaataaataaacataaaatggtataacaatattttgttaattatattCCAGTCTATCAAGGCCAATTTTTTgccttccctataagacacgacgttaaccttttctttaatttgttccattggcctatgatagactggaatggaaaatgctacaccgacaagagcgtggctcttaaattgatgatttgATGTATGATAAGTTGACTCACCCCATATGCTTAACGGGTCCAGCCTCGTACATCTGGTTGAGTATGGGGACGAGGAACGCGGCAGTCTTCCCGGAGCCGGTCTGCGCGCACGCCATCACGTCGCGGTGACCGAGCACTATCGGGATCGCATACTTCTGCACCGGCGTCGGTTTGTCGTAGCGAGCGTGGGTAATGTTCGAGCGCATTATTTCCGTCAGGTTAACATCCTCAAACTGGAAAAGACATTATTATGTTGTTAATATTCAGTCCTCTTTTGATTAATAACGGAAATCCTATGCCGTTTAAATGGGATGTTTATGTGATCTTCTCTCTTGTGGATCGTGACACCAATGataaacctcatcaaccctggtgtcagggttactataatGTAGAGTGTggataattaacataacataaacagcctatatacgtccccttggtgggcacagacctcccttcaattaaccagagggggtatggagcatacgccaccacgctgctccactgtgagtTGATGTGGGTTAATTAATGctgtagtaaaatatttactacataaactcacgctggTAATGAAGTCTGGCACGCGGTCGCCGCTAGCCTCCACCGGTATATCCTCGTATTTGGAAAAGTTGATGCCTGTGTTGCCCGTGCCAAACAGCTCCAACTCCTGCCGCTCGTCGCGAGGTAGCGGGATCGTCCAGTCATTCTATACCAGAAACATTAACACCAAtgtagaataaaatatttacacaccattaaattaaaatcacATTATCATTATAGCGAATTAGTCTAAGATAGATGCGATAGGAATTTCTAGTAAGTAGACATCTCACCTTCGACCTCGTCATCGCTTATCGAGAAGCGAGACCGAGGTCAACCTGGCGCGTCAAATTACAACCAACACCGTAGACATACGGTCCTTTCTATTACAGAAGAGAAAGACGCGTTGTCGCTGGCTAAGATGGAAATGAAACCAAAAAAGCAGGCCCAGTGAGGTAACGCATCAAATATAAAACAGTGTTTACCTCGTAAGTTTGTGAGTTTACCTCGTCCCTACGAGAGCTTGTGCGGCGGACGTCGTCGGAGGCCCAGCGCGAGTTGGTGCGTTCGTCGGCGCGCGGCTCGGGCTCCTTCCAGCGGTCGTTGCGCGGCTGCAGCGGCTCCTCGTCGTCCCTCTCGGCGCGCCCCCCCGCGCCCGCCTCGCGCGTgcgcccgccgcccccgcccccgcgctCGCGCGCGCCCCACCGCTCGCCGCCAGACTCCCATCGGTCTGTATCGCCATTTTGGTATCCGGATTCACGACCTACGAAAGAATATGGTGAAGAGGTTGCTTCTAAAAGTTACAGCGCTTCCGGATTAGACTTGTCTGAGATTAGTTTTTTCTTAATATGGTTTGCTTGCTGTGCAAAGTCGCCTAATATGACGGCGCTATAATAATGCATAAATCACAACGAACAGTGAGAGTACAGTCACTTGTATGAAACGACGTACGTGTAAATATTGTGAAGGATAGTCAGTCAAATTCTAGTTAACAAATGATTCAGGATTCAACTTTCTAACCAAATGTGTTTTCGATGTCAGTCTGTTACTTCCAAAACTACACATACACTGGTCCTGAGCACTTTACcgacaaaaaaaatacactactACCGGTGCGTATGAGTATATTTCTTGATAGCGAGTTAATGTGGTAAGGACTGGACCTGTCGGCCGTcgtgtttttccaactcgttataatctgggaatcttcaaggctagaatgaataggcatttgctaggtaagcgtgatgcATCCTAGACaatatcgtcacttaccatcaagtgagattgtggtcaaacgcgagcctatattatttaaaaaaagagtaaaaatgTTGAATTACCGCGGTCCCTGCGCGGGAATCGCGAATCGTAGCCGCGATCGTGTTCACGGTCGCGGTCACGCTCGCGGTCGTCGCGCCGACCACCACGGTCGTAACCTCTAGAGCTGCCTCCGAATGATGAACGGACGTCCCTCGACTCGCTAGGACGACTGTCTAAGCTGGAATGCTTAGACTCTTCTCCTAGAAAGAAAACATGCTAACGTTAAGGTACGAGTTGGCAGCGGACGACATGAGGCAGCAGAGGACGACGTGTCGCAGCGGTACAACTGGTTTCTATGTATTTCTATAGCAGCGACATGTCGTTGGCAATGAAAGATATTTCATAGAAATACATAGAAACCAATAGTGTCTCTGCGACACGTCGTCCTTTACACTTAAGCCAATAGACGGGCGTTTAGGCGTAGTAGGTTATATGGGTTGAGCGGTGCCTACCTTAGCAACGGCTTTGCGAACCCTAGAAAAAAGTATCGTCTAAGTAAAAATTACTAACCTaaccaccaggattcgaacctgggacctccgaatcgaAGACTACGCGGTTGTCACTTAGAATTACTAGTCACGTTTGTTTATCAAACAACATATTATAGCTACACTAACGCCCACCCACACGTGGATAAGGATAAAATCAAGAGAAAACAAATTGCAGCCGTTGCTATTTGACTCCTAATAACATTTATGGTATCAGACTAGTCAAGAGACGAAAAAAATGATTGATTAAAGAGTCAGATGCTCTCTCACGTGATGGAATAAATATTGGCAATGGCACATCGCAGACACTCCATACTAGGGAATCCATctcgatctcgcgagatctcgtcctGACGTataatcccgaagcataatatgacgaaatcccgttcgagattgacgggattgggcgaatctctgagttatatttttgtaacgtaactcatgtaacgattactcacttacatcggtaaatagtaaccgggaccaacggctttacgtgccatccgaagcacgcatcatcttaattacgaataatcaggtgatcagcctgtaatgtcctaaccaaactagggatcacaaagtgatttttgatatccccaccgggattcgaacccggagcctcggGAATATCTTGATTATCGGCGTGTATTATTTACAAGGGAAGTATGTTGGTCATACATCATGACACTGCGGCCTATTTCCTTTTCTAGGATTCATTGCACTAAAAGATAGTGGTGTCATAAACCATATCCACTGCTCTTATAAATACAGATTGAAATTTACTTGTTTATTTCCCTTTGTTACATTCTGTAAAACTTCCTACAAGATAAGAAGCTGATAATTCcaataataggtatttaatcTTTGGCCTACTTTCTACATACGATTCACATATTCAAAAAACAATCAAGCATCTACTACTTAGACTCTCAGCCACATTTGTATCAAGCTGGACAGCAACACAATAGGgtcaaaagataaattataaaatgtccaAGATGTTCAAAATCAACCCCatttttcgaatttgaattaagaactaCGCAATgacgtatatatgtatatatacgtaacaatgagtacgactttTGACCACGTTAATTGATGTCGTCATGGTTTTGTTTTCTCATAGAAACGCCGTATACATTTTCCATTTGGttaggttcatcatcatcagcccattaacgtccccactgctggggcacgggccttccctatggatggatagggagattgggccttaaaccaccacgcgggcccagtgcggattgatggttattaacgactgctaatgcagccgggaccaacggcttaacgtgccttccgaagcacggaggagctcgagatgaaaactttttttttgtggtcacccatcctaaagttgcttaacttcaacaatcgcagaccgagcgcgtttaccgctgcgccaccgagctccttggtTAGGTTACCAGAATACATCTTGCAGACACTTGGTACTAAAAGCCTAAACTCGATAGATGAACTATAGATACGAGCCCATAGTCTATTAGGTAGCTAGTTCATATTGGGAGacgaaattataattatataatattttaattcccctccagttgattgagggcgCGACCtttccccagcagtggagacttATGTACCTTATACTTTAATCAAAATAAGAATGCTATAAAATCTTATGCCTGTTACATAATCTATTATTTTGATTCAATTTAAATCTATGAACCCATACCAAATTAATGAAATTCGATTAAAAATGAAGTGTAAATTACAAATGTTGATAAAATGGTAACCTTGATCAAATACTGACATATTTAATTTGAATACGAAATTGAcagcacatttaaaatatatttcccCATTTGATACCACGGGCTACAAAGACCCCGACAAAAAATAGAGTCCCTGTAATATCTTGGGGCACAGGAATGCCCCCGCCAAAACGAGCTAGAAGCAAAggacaagccccatattttgccgaACATGTAGTTAGAAGCTAGTCTCTTAataagatctgataactttttgacattgcgatcgatatgtaCTGGCAAATTTTacttgaaaatgtttttgttggttttgacgaagcttgtgcggattttattatgtatgaattgaatatgctttcccttattttatttttttaatatgaatgttggtactgacgaagcctgtggtggatttacattctgttctttattattattgtttctaaattaagtaatatattttttttattaattaaaattttttttataatcttaaGAGTAAAATTATGTTGATTGAATTCAAAAGTGACATTTTGTTGGGATATAAATAACATCATAagttttgcattttatttttattcttttttaatttttgccaTTTGTCagacttaattaatattttttaattttgcaaaGAACCTGTTTTAACTAACTTTATTTGTACAAATTAACAAATGCATTTTATTAGAAAATTATACGAAAACATATATCTAATCTATCCTGTAAGATTCCACTGCTAATGAAGATCTTTGCATATCAACATCTGTCAATCCTATGTAAACCCTATTCAGACAATATAATATCCCTACAATAATCACTAAATGTATCTTACCTTGAGAAGTGTTGGCCTGCAACCTGCGCAGATGCGGGGGGATGTAGCGGCCAGCACTCTTAGGAGCCTGAGGCTGCAAGTCCAGACCAGCAAGCTGGAAGCATACATGTGGGATGTATAAAAGTGTAGGTAAAAGAGTAAGATAACATAAGATGAACTAGTAAGAGAGAGACAGGTACGTGAGACAGAGATGCAAGATacgtgtgtgaaagagaaaagATATGAGTGACGACGTTTTCGGTTGTACATACTGGAAGAGGTAGAAAGAAAGGGACAGAAGAGGAATAGACGACGACGTGTGAGTGCGtcactgaatgatttttttctCCAATTCGAATATTAAAGTGTTACTTCTGTTATGTGCTGTGTAAAATCATTTTAAGATAATATAGCGGGTTATGAAGACTTCAGTGTTTACTTCCCGGCTCTCTCCCACACACATAGCATGATACATGAGACATACATGGCAGGCCACAAgatacattgtcgaaatcactttgtgagactgccttTTGTTAGTaaggtaaggactttgcaggcttgaatcacctgattgtccaaaaaagtaagatgattacgtgctacggagagcacgttaagtcATTGGTCTCGGCTATAAGCctaaaacgcctccaccaacccgcagtagagcagcatgATGGGAGTatgtccggttgattgaggagagacctgtacccagcagtgggatgtatttgggctgtttatgttttatgttaatgTAACACGCACATTCAtgttacgtacctacctacttgttaATTTAAGTTTCAGCAGTATTAATATCACCACCATTGGAATATACATTTGTAAGATAAAATTAACTAAACTGCTCATGGCCTAAATATAGATAGCTTGTTAGGTGACTATTAAAAATACCTAATAGATCAAATGACTTTTTGCTgtaattgtacctacctactacagTTATACTATTCTTAGTAcattaaaatgatgatgaatttaatttagaagataatggtgctgattccagcacacaccatctatttttattttaagttatacctgtcattttcttatctgccgaaaagggtcgggtaatcaacaggcataaaatttatggaacagtcatcaaattttaggcagaaatctataAAACacatccaaaattttatattggccaatagtCCGGCAGAATTAACTTGACAGCACACATAAAATgcgttgcatatgagcgagatgtctatGTTATGTGCATGGGTTAttgcttaattttaaaattgacagttatcaatcatccgttcctttccttttcgggggataagaaaattacaggtataacttaaattaaaattagggtGTATCTGCAGGAATAGGGGCTATATTTTTCCACTTAAACCTTTATACAAATCAAAACATTCATTTTTTTGCACTCTCTGCACATGtagatattatatattattatagcttgataaaattttgtcta from Pectinophora gossypiella chromosome 3, ilPecGoss1.1, whole genome shotgun sequence encodes:
- the LOC126381792 gene encoding ATP-dependent RNA helicase DDX3X isoform X2, encoding MSNVTNQNGTGLEQQLAGLDLQPQAPKSAGRYIPPHLRRLQANTSQGEESKHSSLDSRPSESRDVRSSFGGSSRGYDRGGRRDDRERDRDREHDRGYDSRFPRRDRGRESGYQNGDTDRWESGGERWGARERGGGGGGRTREAGAGGRAERDDEEPLQPRNDRWKEPEPRADERTNSRWASDDVRRTSSRRDENDWTIPLPRDERQELELFGTGNTGINFSKYEDIPVEASGDRVPDFITSFEDVNLTEIMRSNITHARYDKPTPVQKYAIPIVLGHRDVMACAQTGSGKTAAFLVPILNQMYEAGPVKHMGPYNRRKQYPLGLVLAPTRELATQIYDEARKFAYRSRVRPCVVYGGSPIHEQFRELERGCHLLVATPGRLVDMLSRGRVALDHCRHLVLDEADRMLDMGFEPQIRKIVEGHTMPKTGERQTLMFSATFPKQIQVLAQDFLFNYVFLAVGRVGSTSENITQKVVWVEESQKRSFLLDLLNASNLLQRSRPEEDQLTLVFVETKKGADQLEEYLDTEGYPVTSIHGDRTQREREEALRRFRSGQTPILVATAVAARGLDIPHVRHVINFDLPSDVEEYVHRIGRTGRMGNLGVATSFFNDNNRGLARDLVELLVEAKQDVPNWLTDTAADGRLGGGGRRAGSRSGGGRFGGSGFGARDFRTQPRQQPRSAGPSSMGSSFGYGGGSYGGNYGGSYGGGGGGGGNSGGPDWWDS
- the LOC126381792 gene encoding ATP-dependent RNA helicase DDX3X isoform X1, which translates into the protein MSNVTNQNGTGLEQQLAGLDLQPQAPKSAGRYIPPHLRRLQANTSQGEESKHSSLDSRPSESRDVRSSFGGSSRGYDRGGRRDDRERDRDREHDRGYDSRFPRRDRGRESGYQNGDTDRWESGGERWGARERGGGGGGRTREAGAGGRAERDDEEPLQPRNDRWKEPEPRADERTNSRWASDDVRRTSSRRDEVNSQTYENDWTIPLPRDERQELELFGTGNTGINFSKYEDIPVEASGDRVPDFITSFEDVNLTEIMRSNITHARYDKPTPVQKYAIPIVLGHRDVMACAQTGSGKTAAFLVPILNQMYEAGPVKHMGPYNRRKQYPLGLVLAPTRELATQIYDEARKFAYRSRVRPCVVYGGSPIHEQFRELERGCHLLVATPGRLVDMLSRGRVALDHCRHLVLDEADRMLDMGFEPQIRKIVEGHTMPKTGERQTLMFSATFPKQIQVLAQDFLFNYVFLAVGRVGSTSENITQKVVWVEESQKRSFLLDLLNASNLLQRSRPEEDQLTLVFVETKKGADQLEEYLDTEGYPVTSIHGDRTQREREEALRRFRSGQTPILVATAVAARGLDIPHVRHVINFDLPSDVEEYVHRIGRTGRMGNLGVATSFFNDNNRGLARDLVELLVEAKQDVPNWLTDTAADGRLGGGGRRAGSRSGGGRFGGSGFGARDFRTQPRQQPRSAGPSSMGSSFGYGGGSYGGNYGGSYGGGGGGGGNSGGPDWWDS